The proteins below are encoded in one region of Sporosarcina sp. FSL K6-1508:
- the ccpA gene encoding catabolite control protein A, translated as MAITIYDVAREANVSMATVSRVVNGNQNVKPVTRKKVLDCIERLGYRPNAVARGLASKKTTTIGVIVPDISKSFYSEFSRGIADVATMYEYNIILSNSDERTVREVELIEDHLGKQVDGLIFMSDSVSEEVRTELSTANVPIVLAGTLDVEKQFATVNIDYEEAAYVAVNKLISNGHKKIVFVSGPFTRDINRISKKAGYKRALQDAGIPVDEGLIVQMDDTYDGAYEGWKQIRDLPGRPTAIFTGNDALAVGLLNGIRDEGLSVPEDYELICFEHSILARVVRPQLTSIVVPLYDLGAVSMRLLTKLMNGEEIDEQQVILPFRLENRDSMK; from the coding sequence ATGGCAATAACGATTTACGACGTAGCCAGGGAGGCAAACGTTTCGATGGCGACGGTTTCCCGTGTCGTTAACGGCAATCAGAATGTAAAGCCTGTCACAAGGAAAAAAGTACTCGACTGCATTGAACGACTTGGCTATCGACCGAATGCTGTGGCGAGAGGGCTGGCTAGTAAGAAGACGACAACTATTGGAGTGATTGTTCCTGATATCTCCAAAAGTTTCTACTCAGAATTTTCTCGCGGGATAGCTGATGTTGCAACAATGTACGAATATAATATTATTCTTTCAAACTCTGATGAACGCACAGTTAGAGAAGTGGAATTGATTGAGGATCATCTTGGCAAACAAGTGGATGGACTAATTTTCATGAGCGACTCAGTTTCGGAAGAGGTGCGTACGGAACTTTCGACAGCCAATGTTCCCATTGTTTTGGCGGGAACCCTGGATGTGGAAAAACAATTTGCAACAGTGAATATTGACTATGAAGAGGCCGCCTATGTAGCGGTCAACAAATTAATATCAAATGGCCATAAAAAAATCGTTTTTGTTTCTGGTCCATTCACCCGTGATATCAACCGGATAAGTAAAAAAGCTGGATATAAGAGAGCACTCCAAGATGCAGGCATTCCTGTTGATGAAGGGCTCATCGTGCAGATGGATGATACTTACGACGGAGCATACGAAGGGTGGAAACAAATACGTGATTTACCTGGAAGGCCAACTGCTATTTTTACAGGAAATGATGCGCTTGCTGTCGGTCTGTTAAATGGGATTAGGGATGAGGGGCTGTCTGTTCCTGAAGACTATGAACTCATCTGTTTTGAACATTCTATTTTAGCAAGGGTAGTCAGACCCCAATTGACATCAATTGTTGTTCCGCTTTATGATTTAGGAGCAGTATCAATGCGTCTGTTGACGAAATTGATGAATGGAGAAGAAATTGACGAACAGCAGGTCATTTTACCATTTAGGCTTGAAAATCGTGATTCTATGAAATAA
- a CDS encoding bifunctional 3-deoxy-7-phosphoheptulonate synthase/chorismate mutase codes for MRQNDLDELRGRVNELNVKVLDLINERTTVVQEIGKVKEKQGVNRYDPIREREMLNFLKESNNGPLPNGILEQIFKGIFMSALEIQEDDQRNALLVSRKRKAEDTIVDVNGHKIGDGKPSFIYGPCAVESYEQVLAVAQSIKAKGLTMIRGGAYKPRTSPYDFQGLGLEGLKILKRVADETGLSVVTEIITPSHLEEALDYIDVVQIGARNMQNFELLKEAGMINKPVLLKRGLAATIDEFIHAAEYIISKGNSQIILCERGIRTYERATRNTLDISAVPILKQETHLPVFVDVTHSTGRKDLLLPTAKAAIAVGADGVMAEVHPDPAVALSDSAQQMDLQQFDEFYEAINQFMNTHHTIS; via the coding sequence ATGAGGCAAAATGATTTAGATGAATTACGTGGCCGTGTAAACGAGCTGAATGTTAAAGTTTTGGATCTTATTAACGAAAGAACAACTGTTGTCCAAGAAATTGGTAAAGTAAAAGAAAAGCAAGGTGTCAACAGGTATGATCCGATCCGCGAAAGAGAAATGCTTAACTTCTTAAAAGAATCTAATAACGGTCCGTTGCCTAATGGGATTCTCGAACAAATCTTTAAAGGTATTTTCATGTCCGCACTTGAAATACAGGAAGACGATCAACGCAACGCTTTGCTTGTATCACGTAAGCGAAAAGCAGAGGATACGATTGTCGATGTGAATGGACATAAAATTGGTGATGGAAAACCGTCATTCATTTATGGTCCGTGTGCAGTCGAATCGTATGAGCAGGTTTTAGCTGTTGCACAGTCTATTAAAGCAAAAGGGTTAACGATGATAAGAGGCGGCGCATACAAACCTCGTACATCGCCATACGATTTCCAAGGACTAGGTCTTGAAGGTTTAAAAATACTGAAACGCGTTGCTGATGAAACAGGGCTTTCGGTTGTTACGGAAATCATTACACCGTCACATTTAGAAGAAGCACTTGATTATATCGATGTTGTCCAAATTGGTGCACGTAATATGCAGAACTTTGAATTGTTGAAGGAAGCTGGGATGATTAATAAACCAGTGCTTCTGAAACGTGGACTTGCAGCGACAATCGATGAATTCATTCACGCAGCCGAATATATAATTTCAAAAGGCAATAGTCAAATTATCCTTTGTGAACGAGGTATCCGTACATATGAACGGGCAACCCGCAATACATTAGATATTTCAGCTGTTCCGATACTGAAGCAAGAGACACATTTACCGGTCTTTGTGGATGTAACACACTCTACAGGCAGAAAAGACTTGCTACTGCCTACAGCGAAAGCTGCGATAGCGGTAGGAGCGGATGGTGTAATGGCAGAAGTACATCCAGATCCGGCCGTTGCATTATCTGATTCTGCACAACAGATGGATCTGCAACAGTTTGATGAGTTCTATGAAGCGATTAACCAGTTCATGAACACCCACCACACGATCTCATGA
- a CDS encoding acetoin utilization protein AcuC: MAKRAGHRLMKKDAVFIFSEEQLGYSFSDSHPFNQKRILLTLDLLKKSGAIQDSDIIPPRMATDEELLLAHDSKFIDIVKKAGKGELREDVGSIYGIGTEDTPIFPNMHEASAMLVGGTLTAVDEVMQGRAKYALNLGGGLHHGFHGRASGFCVYNDSSVAIKYLQEKYGARVLYIDTDAHHGDGVQWSFYDDPSVCTLSIHETGRYLFPGTGSITERGNGSGYGTSFNFPIDAFTEDESFLSIYKTALTEVTEFFKPDVILTQNGADAHYFDPLTHLYGTMDIYKEIPRVAREIAEEYCEGRWIAVGGGGYDIWRVVPRAWSHIWLAMKNVPAPTGPLPEDWLSTWQEQSPVPLIPTWEDPVPLYESIPRKEEINEKNAQMLSRALHTIRNEKMNK; encoded by the coding sequence ATGGCCAAACGTGCCGGGCATCGACTTATGAAAAAAGATGCTGTTTTCATCTTCTCGGAAGAACAACTTGGATACTCTTTTTCGGATTCTCACCCGTTCAACCAGAAAAGGATATTGTTGACCCTTGATCTTTTAAAAAAATCAGGAGCCATTCAGGATAGTGATATTATCCCTCCCCGTATGGCGACAGATGAAGAATTGCTACTTGCTCACGATAGCAAGTTTATAGATATCGTTAAAAAAGCGGGAAAAGGGGAACTGCGTGAGGACGTTGGGAGTATTTATGGTATAGGAACAGAGGATACGCCAATTTTCCCTAATATGCATGAAGCCAGTGCAATGTTAGTCGGTGGTACTTTGACTGCGGTGGATGAAGTGATGCAAGGGCGCGCTAAGTACGCATTAAATCTTGGCGGTGGGCTACATCACGGTTTCCACGGCCGCGCCTCCGGTTTTTGTGTATATAACGACAGTTCAGTTGCAATAAAATATTTACAAGAAAAATACGGGGCCCGCGTTCTTTATATCGACACGGACGCCCATCACGGAGACGGCGTACAATGGAGTTTCTATGATGACCCATCAGTCTGTACGCTATCTATTCATGAAACAGGCCGCTATCTGTTTCCCGGGACCGGAAGTATAACGGAGCGAGGCAATGGATCCGGTTACGGCACTTCTTTTAATTTTCCGATAGATGCCTTCACGGAGGATGAGTCTTTCCTCTCGATTTATAAGACAGCCCTAACAGAGGTGACTGAATTTTTCAAACCGGATGTTATCTTGACACAAAATGGGGCTGACGCGCATTATTTCGACCCATTGACACATCTATACGGAACAATGGACATTTATAAAGAGATTCCCCGTGTTGCACGTGAAATTGCTGAAGAATATTGTGAAGGACGCTGGATTGCCGTTGGAGGCGGCGGCTATGATATCTGGCGTGTTGTTCCAAGGGCATGGTCTCATATTTGGCTGGCGATGAAAAACGTCCCTGCTCCTACTGGTCCCCTTCCCGAGGACTGGCTTTCCACGTGGCAGGAACAGTCTCCAGTCCCTCTTATACCGACTTGGGAGGACCCTGTACCACTCTATGAATCCATTCCACGAAAAGAGGAAATAAACGAGAAAAATGCCCAGATGCTGAGCCGGGCCTTACATACGATCCGTAACGAAAAAATGAACAAATAA
- a CDS encoding acetoin utilization AcuB family protein, with the protein MLIEEIMISEVITLSPQNTVKDALKLMREKKIRHLPILSADGALVGIVTDRNLKEVVPSTISEIIDNSTYDTLLAEVMTKNPITGHPMDFVEETAVIFYDTKIGCLPIISNNKLVGIITETDLLYKYIELTGAHQPGSQIEVRVPNTPGILFEVSKVFHEQKSNVLSVLVYPDKENEANKILVIRINSMNPLKIIQGLKDSGFEVLWPNVPGIDL; encoded by the coding sequence ATGCTAATTGAAGAAATAATGATAAGTGAAGTTATAACTTTATCGCCACAAAACACAGTGAAAGATGCTCTTAAACTCATGCGGGAAAAGAAAATTCGTCACTTGCCAATCCTTTCTGCTGATGGGGCTCTCGTGGGAATCGTGACAGACCGTAACTTAAAAGAAGTTGTTCCCTCAACAATTTCCGAAATCATAGACAATAGCACTTACGATACCCTGCTCGCCGAAGTGATGACAAAAAACCCGATTACCGGACATCCTATGGATTTCGTGGAAGAGACAGCAGTCATATTCTACGATACCAAAATTGGTTGCCTCCCCATCATTTCAAACAATAAACTGGTTGGTATCATTACAGAAACAGATCTACTTTATAAATATATCGAATTGACTGGCGCACATCAGCCCGGTTCACAGATAGAAGTGCGGGTTCCAAATACACCAGGAATCCTTTTCGAAGTATCCAAAGTATTTCACGAGCAGAAATCAAATGTTTTGAGTGTTCTCGTCTATCCAGATAAAGAAAACGAAGCAAATAAAATTCTGGTCATCAGAATTAATTCTATGAATCCACTTAAAATCATTCAAGGACTAAAGGACAGTGGCTTTGAAGTCCTATGGCCAAACGTGCCGGGCATCGACTTATGA
- a CDS encoding cell division protein FtsA: MATTLFALDIGTRSVVGIILIEDNGMFHVADLVSIEHKERSMIDGQIHNILSVANVILEIKEILEEKHGPLKQVSVAAAGRALKTSEGSMAIDISERSLISDEDVNRLELAAVQQAQQKLLSSDTVTKDDYYYCVGYSVLHYKLEGDEIGSLIDQAGRSASVDVIATFLPRVVVESLLSALKRAGLEMEALTLEPIAAINVLIPPSMRRLNVALVDIGAGTSDIAITDNNTVVAYGMVPLAGDEITEALSNHFLLDFPLAEVAKRSITTEDVIVMTDILGFEQDFASQDVVDVIKPAVDRLAKSISDEIKRLNNGLAPKAVMVVGGGSLTPGLTKEISTCLGLPENRVGIRGLDALSGVTLEPGIASSPELVTPIGIAIAARRAPIHYMSVSVNDKVLRLFELKEMTVSDALLAANIKARQLYGMPGLGMTVIVNGNDIMIPGEHGTPSTILLNGETASTKDLIQNDDTINLIPGNDGSNATATVRDLLEEMETISATINGVAVSLEPIININGNPETIDTAIQDRDKITVAHARTVAAAFEKMQRSDLIIENDFTVSVNQKTITLKKRNIEFFISGTPVRPSQIIKDGDQITIQNHSLPTVDEVISEIGKKAFDTITVTFNEEPVTIRKPLLTPTLNGTKVEVSAIVKPGDRLDFVSLTESPITFSDVFAFTDYSLPENPSSNYSLLRNGTPIGFNDAIYGGDRLEISFA; this comes from the coding sequence TTGGCTACTACATTATTTGCGCTCGACATTGGGACCCGTTCCGTCGTCGGAATCATCCTCATCGAAGACAATGGTATGTTTCATGTTGCCGATCTTGTTTCGATTGAACACAAAGAACGTTCAATGATTGACGGTCAAATACATAACATTTTAAGTGTTGCAAATGTCATTTTAGAGATTAAAGAAATACTTGAAGAAAAGCACGGTCCTTTGAAACAAGTCAGTGTCGCTGCTGCAGGGCGAGCTTTAAAAACCTCTGAAGGATCAATGGCAATCGACATTTCAGAAAGATCCCTCATTTCTGATGAAGATGTCAATCGCTTAGAACTCGCAGCGGTTCAACAAGCACAACAAAAACTGCTGTCATCGGATACTGTTACGAAAGATGACTATTATTATTGCGTCGGCTATTCTGTACTTCACTACAAACTCGAAGGTGATGAAATAGGCAGCTTAATCGATCAGGCTGGCCGGTCTGCCTCTGTTGACGTAATCGCGACATTTCTGCCTCGGGTTGTAGTCGAATCACTTCTTTCGGCATTAAAACGCGCCGGGCTGGAAATGGAAGCACTAACCTTAGAGCCGATTGCAGCCATCAACGTCCTAATTCCGCCATCCATGAGACGCTTAAACGTCGCGCTCGTCGATATAGGTGCAGGGACGTCGGATATCGCTATTACCGATAATAATACAGTTGTGGCCTATGGAATGGTGCCACTTGCAGGGGATGAAATTACGGAAGCACTTAGCAACCATTTTCTTCTTGACTTCCCACTCGCTGAAGTTGCAAAAAGAAGTATCACAACAGAAGACGTAATTGTCATGACTGACATTCTCGGCTTTGAACAAGACTTCGCATCCCAGGACGTGGTTGATGTTATCAAACCCGCCGTTGATCGGCTCGCAAAATCCATTTCAGACGAAATTAAGCGCTTGAACAACGGGCTTGCACCTAAAGCAGTCATGGTTGTGGGCGGTGGAAGTTTGACACCCGGTCTTACAAAAGAAATTAGTACATGCTTGGGACTTCCCGAAAACAGAGTGGGTATCCGTGGATTAGATGCTCTATCCGGTGTTACATTGGAACCCGGCATCGCTTCATCACCCGAACTCGTCACCCCTATCGGAATTGCCATCGCAGCAAGAAGAGCACCGATTCACTATATGTCCGTTTCTGTAAACGACAAGGTATTGCGGCTTTTCGAATTAAAAGAAATGACTGTTAGCGATGCACTTCTGGCAGCAAACATTAAAGCCCGTCAACTCTATGGCATGCCCGGACTCGGGATGACCGTAATAGTAAACGGTAATGACATTATGATACCGGGAGAACACGGTACGCCATCGACAATTCTATTGAACGGAGAGACAGCAAGCACTAAAGACCTCATTCAAAATGATGATACGATTAACTTGATTCCTGGGAATGATGGCAGTAATGCAACCGCAACCGTACGCGACCTTCTTGAAGAAATGGAAACGATCAGTGCAACGATTAATGGAGTTGCTGTTTCATTGGAGCCAATCATAAACATAAACGGAAATCCGGAAACGATTGATACGGCAATCCAAGACCGCGATAAAATCACAGTCGCCCATGCTCGAACAGTGGCGGCCGCATTCGAAAAAATGCAACGAAGTGATCTTATAATTGAAAATGATTTTACTGTCTCAGTCAATCAAAAAACGATTACGCTGAAAAAAAGAAACATTGAATTTTTCATATCAGGGACACCAGTACGGCCTTCACAAATTATTAAGGATGGTGACCAAATTACAATACAAAACCATTCCCTGCCTACGGTAGATGAAGTTATATCAGAGATAGGTAAAAAGGCTTTCGATACAATAACAGTTACATTTAATGAAGAACCAGTTACAATTCGTAAACCGCTGCTCACCCCTACATTAAATGGAACTAAGGTGGAGGTTTCAGCGATTGTAAAACCTGGGGATCGACTCGATTTCGTCTCGCTAACTGAAAGTCCTATAACTTTTAGCGACGTCTTCGCATTTACAGATTATAGCTTGCCCGAAAATCCCTCAAGTAATTATAGTTTGCTTAGAAACGGGACACCAATCGGATTCAACGATGCTATCTATGGCGGCGACAGGCTTGAAATCAGTTTCGCATAA
- the acsA gene encoding acetate--CoA ligase, whose amino-acid sequence MVMKTLPAIKGDYQLADYDRTVAQFNWTDVEKEFSWFESGLMNIAHEAVDRHADSYRKNKVALYYKDANRKESYTYNELKKMSNKAANVLRNQSPLEKGDRIFIFMPRSPELYFSLLGALKLGAIVGPLFEAFMEGAVYDRLSDSEATAIITTPELLGRVPVEKLPHLKTIFIVGEDVVEEGLIVDFNKHMKDASQYFQVEWMEREDPTLLHYTSGSTGKPKGVVHVQEAMVQQLQTTRWVLDLKDEDIFWCTADPGWVTGTAYGIFGPMLAGATSLILGGRFSAEGWYGAIEEYGVTVWYSAPTAFRMLMGVGEGPLSNADLSSLRHILSVGEPLNPEVIRWGAEAFKLRIHDTWWMTETGAQTICNFGCLPIKPGSMGKAVPGIEAAIVDDQGNVLPPNHMGNLAIKKGWPAMMRQIWNNPEKYASYFINDEWYVSGDSAYIDEDGYFFFQGRVDDVIMTSGERVGPFEVESKLLEHPAIVEAGVIGKPDPVRGEIIKAFVALHEGVEPTDELKEDIRQFVKKGLAAHAAPREIEFKDKLPKTRSGKIMRRVLKAWELNLPTGDLSTMED is encoded by the coding sequence ATGGTAATGAAAACATTGCCCGCAATTAAAGGGGATTATCAGTTAGCAGATTATGATCGTACCGTTGCACAATTCAATTGGACGGATGTAGAAAAAGAATTCAGTTGGTTTGAAAGCGGTCTCATGAATATTGCTCATGAAGCAGTGGATCGCCATGCGGATTCATATCGAAAAAATAAAGTTGCCCTTTATTATAAAGATGCTAATCGAAAAGAATCATATACGTATAATGAGCTAAAAAAAATGTCTAACAAAGCAGCGAACGTATTGCGCAATCAATCGCCGCTTGAAAAAGGGGATCGGATTTTCATCTTTATGCCTCGCTCACCGGAACTATATTTTTCTCTCTTGGGTGCATTGAAATTAGGTGCTATCGTGGGCCCGCTTTTCGAGGCGTTCATGGAAGGTGCGGTCTATGACAGGCTTTCTGATAGTGAGGCAACGGCAATTATCACGACTCCTGAACTTCTAGGGCGGGTGCCTGTCGAAAAATTGCCGCACCTAAAGACAATCTTTATAGTAGGTGAAGATGTTGTAGAAGAAGGGCTTATCGTCGATTTCAACAAACATATGAAAGATGCTTCCCAGTATTTCCAAGTTGAATGGATGGAAAGAGAAGATCCAACACTGTTGCATTACACTTCGGGTTCAACGGGAAAACCCAAAGGAGTTGTGCATGTTCAGGAAGCGATGGTACAGCAACTGCAGACGACACGCTGGGTACTGGATTTGAAAGACGAGGATATATTCTGGTGTACGGCAGACCCTGGATGGGTGACTGGTACGGCTTACGGTATTTTTGGACCGATGCTTGCTGGTGCTACCAGTTTAATTCTGGGCGGAAGATTTTCTGCTGAAGGTTGGTATGGAGCCATCGAAGAGTATGGCGTAACAGTTTGGTATAGCGCTCCAACAGCTTTCCGGATGCTTATGGGAGTGGGAGAAGGTCCTTTAAGTAATGCCGATCTTTCATCACTACGACACATTCTATCTGTCGGTGAACCGCTAAATCCAGAAGTGATCCGTTGGGGAGCTGAAGCATTTAAATTGCGCATCCATGATACGTGGTGGATGACAGAAACAGGCGCACAGACGATATGCAATTTTGGATGTCTTCCTATAAAACCGGGATCCATGGGTAAGGCGGTTCCGGGTATTGAAGCAGCAATCGTGGATGATCAAGGAAACGTTCTGCCTCCAAATCATATGGGGAATTTAGCTATTAAAAAGGGTTGGCCTGCAATGATGCGTCAAATCTGGAACAATCCTGAAAAATACGCATCTTATTTTATCAATGATGAATGGTATGTTTCCGGAGATTCGGCGTATATCGATGAGGACGGTTATTTCTTCTTCCAAGGCCGCGTCGATGATGTAATTATGACGAGCGGGGAACGGGTAGGACCATTTGAAGTGGAAAGTAAACTTCTCGAGCATCCTGCAATTGTTGAAGCTGGAGTTATAGGTAAACCTGATCCGGTCCGCGGTGAAATCATTAAAGCATTTGTGGCCCTTCATGAAGGGGTCGAGCCAACAGATGAATTAAAAGAGGATATTCGTCAGTTTGTTAAAAAAGGGTTGGCGGCGCACGCTGCTCCACGGGAGATTGAATTCAAAGATAAATTACCGAAAACACGAAGCGGGAAAATTATGCGTCGTGTATTGAAAGCTTGGGAACTAAATTTACCAACGGGTGATTTATCGACGATGGAAGACTAA
- a CDS encoding GNAT family N-acetyltransferase: MEHIKTYNAMEIKHKNGNIIIEGPITADHLANLDFHEDLVAFRPPAQQHRALIEIAELPEGRILIVRDSNEIVGYVTYLYPDPLERWSQGKIENLIELGAIEVIPKFRGGGVGKSLLRVSMMDDAMEDYIILTTEYYWHWDLKGTKLNVWEYRKIMEKMMNAGGLEYYATDDPEISSHPANCLMARIGKRIDQDSIQQFDSLRFMNRFMY; this comes from the coding sequence TTGGAACATATAAAAACATACAATGCGATGGAAATAAAACATAAGAACGGAAATATTATTATTGAAGGACCTATTACTGCAGATCACCTCGCAAACCTGGACTTTCACGAAGATCTTGTGGCGTTCAGACCCCCTGCACAACAACATAGGGCACTCATAGAGATTGCTGAACTTCCGGAAGGTCGAATCTTAATCGTTCGTGATTCAAATGAAATTGTTGGCTATGTCACCTATCTGTATCCGGATCCCTTGGAACGATGGTCCCAGGGAAAAATAGAAAATCTTATTGAGCTTGGAGCAATTGAAGTGATTCCAAAATTCCGGGGTGGCGGTGTTGGAAAATCACTTTTAAGAGTTTCCATGATGGATGATGCTATGGAAGATTACATCATTCTAACGACTGAATATTACTGGCATTGGGATTTGAAAGGGACGAAGCTCAATGTGTGGGAGTACAGAAAGATAATGGAAAAAATGATGAATGCAGGCGGGTTGGAATATTATGCGACCGATGACCCTGAAATAAGCTCCCATCCCGCCAATTGCCTGATGGCACGGATTGGAAAAAGAATTGACCAAGACTCCATTCAACAGTTCGACAGTTTACGGTTCATGAACCGATTCATGTATTGA